Part of the Chelmon rostratus isolate fCheRos1 chromosome 10, fCheRos1.pri, whole genome shotgun sequence genome is shown below.
gtttgttaaatctgtagaaaaaactgtgtgtaagtacagtttgcagttttttttatgcgATGTGCTGAGCAGACACAAAACCCCCTTAAAACCACAACTTTTTAGAGATGCTGGCACAGACGGAGGCAGATTGTTTTTACCTTtagacagagtcaggctagcatttctctctgtttccagtctaagctaagctaactttcTGCTGGccccagcttcatatttaaaagAGAGATGCACTTTAAGAGTGGTATCGCTTTTCTTGTCTAACTCACAGCAAGAAAGGGAATatgtgcatttcccaaaatgtcaaactattcctttaataacTACTGTtagcaaatgaaaaagaaattatCTCAGCCATGAGTCAAAGCTATCATATAAATGTCTGGTCAAAGGATCAGACGAATAATGACTATATGAGGCATTAAGAACCAAATGAGTAAATAAGCGGTGGACTCATATAAGCCATAGACTTGACGTTGTGTTCCTCAAAATGTGATGCTGTACACACGGTCCTTTTGAAAGTGTAAATCTGGACCATGTGTGCTATCTCAGATGAtgcagtctctgtgtgtgtatgtgtgtgtgtgtctttgttattttctaatATTTAAGTTATACACTGTGTAATTCCCATTACATTTTAGAACTGATGTGCCAGTTGCCATGAAAGAAATTTCATGCTCGTAGTGTCAGACACCTCTATACTTTGACATATCTAACGGCGTGCAAAATGGCGTTTGTCAGCTCAAGTGAGCCTGTGTGCTGTAGGATTTCATTTTATGCTATTGTCAGATTATTTTGCATACTGCACATCTTTCTGTCACTCCTGCAAGGAAGATGATTCGCTTTTCATagcctttttattttgcatagCGGTTAAAATGACCTGTACCATTTGTATGAGTCTCTGTGCGATGATGACTTTTACACAAGAGCAAGTGTGGCTGTAGATGACACAGCAAGAAGATTTAAAAGCTACCGAAATATTCCCTGGGGAATAGACTTTAAATATGAGGCATCAGTGTCCCTCAGTGTAGGCTCAGCTAAACACTGCTGCTTTAAGCTGCTTCAAGCCAGGAGGAGTGAGTCTACTGAGTTGACGGGCTATTTTTGCAAGTTGTAAATTGtactgttgttttcttgtgaacTGATTGTAATTCATGCATTCTGTCAAATGGTACAAATCTTTTGAGTTTCAGGCCTCAGTTTCATGTGTGCAGCTAAGACAGATAAATCCCCCTGACCTGTCCTGTATCTGCatcctgtttttacttttgtttcaCTTGCTGTTTGGAGGGAAGCGTGCACTCAGTTAAGAGTTTGCAACAGCAGAGTGCACTGAAGCTAAGCCAAGCCATATGCTACCTTTATTATCTACCTATTTCCTGcatcttaaaaaaagaaattattatAGGTTTTATGTATCAATCAATAGCTCTGTCTGGGCCCCtcttttttaatgaacacaCTTCGTGTTACTTCTACATTTGGGGCTTTAGCAATGAAATTAATTTCTGATTATGCAGGGCGGTTTTGGCAAATGTGATAAAGTTCGTCTTGTGGGTTCACAGTTGTTTTGGTAATAATGTACCAAAGTTCAGAGAAATATCAATCTTGAACACTGGTATGTTTCCGGGAGCTACTCTCTAATACTGTAATTGTTTAAGGTGTGATTTTTCTCCTTATTGAACACATCACCATTATACAAGACAAGTGAACATACTACATCCTAAGGTGGAGAGATGACAGACACTTGTTGTCTGTATCGTGTGTGATTGTACATGTTTTGAGCAGCTATTATGAGAATAAGAAACAGCACCAGAGTAGGCTatgtattcatatatattttagtCGGTGTGTATAGTTTCATATTGGAACATTTCAGTTTATGTGGGAAATAGTTTCCTTACAGAgttgtcagaaaaacaaaattacagaaacacataaagacaaaaataagaatCTGCATTTGTGCTAcaataatattatattattattatttcaaattgGAAAGGAAAACTTGAATGTAAAAAAAGTGTGTCATATTTGcagggtttttgttttctttgagatGTGTGTTTAGACGATACACACAAAGTTTTATAATATATCCTGGAGACTATGTTGGCTGGGCTGGTGGCGGCCCCTGTGGTCGGCAGCGGTACTGCACAGCCAGCAGGACTCCGGCTGCGTTGAGTCAGTTCGCCGTCGCTCTGCCGACTGGAGGGATGTGACCCCGGAACAGGACGCCCTcctacaacaacacacaccattcaaacagagcacagaagaaagaaaagctggaCCAGGAGGGGTAAGCTCTTATGTGTCGTTTTGTTGACGAGGCGCACGTTGTCAGGGGTTTCTGAAACGATACGTGTGTTTGAATCCCGGCGTTTACACTTCTGGCAGAGCAGCGGTACCTGGATGGTGTTTGCACCCATAGGAACTTCATTCAGGCTTTTGTCTCGGGCGTGCTAGCGAGCTAGCTCGCCTGGTTAGCATTGGCTGCTTTGCCAAGGGTAGCACGGGTTTGGTGGAGACTAAATCAAATGTTTGTCAAGTTGAAACGAATGCGACTTGTAAGCCACTGAGAGAAATGACTATCCATACATTTTTCCACGACGAATATTGCTTCAGATTCATGTCGAAAACGCGCTGAGGGCTTGCTGCTTGCTAGCATGAGCGCTGCTACAGTTTGAACAGTGGGTCCCGCAACATGATAACAGGAACCTTCACAGTCATGTGTATCCATCTCTCAGAAAACCAACCGAGGCGTTTTTGTTTGCCGTGTTATTTTTCAGTCAGAGTTTGTCCATGAAGGAAACTATTAAAATCGAGAAATAACCCGCAGTGAAATACTATGAATCTCAGCTAACGTTAGTGTACCTTATGCAGAACATCGTTAGCGTTAACGTTACAGCTTGGTTTACTTGTTCCAACGACTATGATGTTAGGCGTGTTGTACTTAACGTGTctcaaataataattttctctctcctgctggtCAGAATTTAGCAGACTACACGTGTGTGATGCAAACCTGCAGGTAGATACAAACTACAGACCCATTTGTCCCACTCACCCAACACCTAGCAGTCAGCCAGGACAATGCTCAGACGTGGagaacatttaaaatgctgctccaaCCACAGAAGCTGCTTTGTAGCGCATGTTGTCACTTTCTTTCAAATTGGTGTTCGTGTTCAAGTTTGCTTTTCACATAACTCCTTCATTGGTTTTCTATTTTTGGACCACGCCACTCATGGATGTATTGTGCCACCCTGCCTTCTACAGTGTCCGCTTTCCCCCACATGTCAGATAGCTGACAGCCCTTTGAGTGGTGAGGCTGGCACCCTGCCGGCAGCGGGGCATTGATGAGTGCTGCAGCCAGTGGGTATCAGGGCTTGGCCACAGGCAAGTGCTCTGAATCCTCCTGGCAACAAGCGCAGTTGGTCATGGACTACAGTATGTCAAGCCTGCCTTAGTTTGCACATTCCCCTAGCTGGCTGGATTTTGGAGAGAAATTAGGACCCCCTGGCCtcgcctccctcccctcctcacgCGCAGGGCAGGTGCTCTTCAGTCGCTGCTCAACCCCCTTGAGCCCCGAGGGGATCTCATCAGCTGCCTGCGAGAGTGGTTTGGGAGGGTGGGCTGGTTCATCTCACAGCCTCTGCGTTTGGCACGAGAAGTTGTCAGCCGGTCAGCATTAACCAGCCCACATAGTAGCCTGTTGAGACCTGACGCTACGATTCTAGAGCTGCCTCCATCCATTCGTGCCTTATGCATGTGATGCAAATGACATAGGCCTCCTGATGACCGTCACAAGTCTTTTTAACTTTAAAGAAAGCATGGCcatcttttttatttgcagTTCTTTGTCTGTTGTGCAAGTGTGTATCCGGCacatttgcattgcattgtattGTTCCAAGCTCATAGATCATACAACTTTCAGAATTTTATGCTCTGCTTTGACGTTGGCGCTTTTGAAATCTTGCAGCCGCGCCCCCCCGAGGGACCAGCTTAAGGCAGCAGCTTCTGTTTCGGTTCCTTTGAGGGACCCTGAGGAGTGAGCTAAGATGTTCTGTGATCATAGACCAGATTTAATTATGTTATATAGCATGGTGTGTGAGTAACTTGGTTGTATCAAATGTGCTAACTtggaaaaatgtgcaaaatgagGTTGCCTGAGTCTTATCATAAAATGTTTATCCTGAAAAACGGTTACATTTTCATACAAGTTCCCATTGAACTGTAGCAGCATTGCAAATGTGCAAGTTATTATTTGAAGCCTTGtaggaaatatatttttaactgtCTAGGGAAGTCTTTTGTTTCCCAGTGACTTTAAGTATAAATTTCTGAAATGTCACGCCCTGCCTACTGTGACTCACTCTCTGTAGGTCCTAGTCCTTAATGTGGCACAAAAATAGTCAAAGGACAGTTAAGTACACCCAGAAACCCAGCTATGAACTAAGCCTATACAGTTGGGCAGGATTGTTTGAGTTCATGCCTCACGTGGTGACAACAAGACATGACCTACTTATCAATCATGTTTTCACAATCCAGTTCATCACCATTGTCCCCAAATACTGTAGCCATTGTTGTGGCCACTGTACATGTGAGGAGATGGCTTCACACAAAGGCAGCATGCAGACATCCAATAAGTTTCCTTTCTGGCCTGCGGTGTCTGCTCGTCTGGCTCACGCTGTTTCAGGACCCCATGCTGCTCCAACCTGGAGGGAATCAGTCTGCTGCGTGTCCGGCTGGTCAAATAGTTTTCATCATGTTTCCTGCAGGTTTGGTTGGGTAGaggctgtgttttgttgagCAAGTAGACTGACTTCACCTGTcgaaaggatttttttttttttcttgttctgaaACATTTCGTCAATTTATTTACAGAAATGAATTATTgacaattttgataatcaattaatcgtcatttgtcattttagaAACAAAATAAGTGATTCATTCACTTTTTGTGTAAGtgacagattaattgatgatcaAAATAATCATAAATTGCAGTGCAATTTTTGTACACTATTATATTGTATGACAATATTTGCTTATACTATATACTGTGATACTTAAAATGTCACATGATAAACAATCaaattaatgtttgtttttcttcactgcaGTGTTGAATGAGAAGCTTGCTCTGTCCTAATTTCAGCATGAGTTGTTTTATTAGGTTTCATGACATGGCTCGCcatcaggagaggagagcctgtgtgcgtgtgagtgttgGTACCTGCAGTGACACAGCTGCTCTACAGAACCAGGCCAGGTTGTTGGCAGCCCAGCTGGCAGCCACACCGGGCTTCTAGCCTACTTAAGTTTCTCACACATTTGCGTGGGATGTTGGAGCAGCTCATAACTGAATTCAAGTTATTTTTCCTTCTCAGTTTTTCCTGTCTGTAGAGGCTGTTGACCTCTCTGGGTCTTATAGAGCTCTGGCTCTTAGCGGCATCCAGACTCCACTCAGAGACATTTTGTCCCATCAACTCAGATCcctgtttcttgtttttctgctcactGGAGGAATTTGATTTCTAAAACAATCAGACATTGTGCATCATGTGAGCAACTGATTCTAGAACCAATAACAAGCTCGACAAGTGTACCAGACCATGTGTGACTGTACTGTCGCAGACTCTACCCTTCATGACCCTCAGCAAATGTGAGGGCCTATCACATTGCATACTGTAATCTCTGGCAGCAGATCCTCACTGCACTGTGTTGCCCGGTCACAGTGTTGAAGTGGTCTCGATAAGTCTTCTCAGTAGATACACAAGTGGCCACAAGAAACATGAAGAGAACCAGTCGAAGAACAGCCTTTATTCTGATTTTGTATTCATTTATCTTACCAAGATGCATATCTGAAGTAAATATTTGTGCTAATATTATGATTTTGATTCCAACCTactacagcaacagcagagactCAGTCTCTTGCCATGTGCTCGAAAGGCAGGGAATCAGGTGTTAACTTGTGATACAATAGTATCTCAATACATTGCTCATGCTGACAGTGGAATTGAAATACAGGTCATTCTGAAGTACACAGTTGATTGCAAGACAGCCATCTGTGATACATCAtgataacatgaaaaacaggcCTCTGAAATTGTTAAATACTTTTTCAAAAGCCAGAAATTAATTGTATGTATTTTATGAATACAACACAATCTGATTTTTTTATACACAACTGAGAAATAGCATCTTTTAAAGGACATATGTACAGAGTACATTTTTAGATGGTTGCTGCATGCAAGCAAACAGTTGTCGGTGCTGCGTCCCCCGTTTTCCCAACTTCCTCTTGGATGCATGCTGCTCACAGTCTGGCTACCTTTTTATAAAGTCCTCACCTTACCTGCTCGCTGTTATTGGCTcggggctacacacccactgcccaaaggttgcagaCCTGAAACATCCCGATCacagaaaaatataaagaaaataagaaaatacaggcagagggctgATAAATACACAGCCACGCACTTCTGTTGGGTCATTAATGATGACTGAGATGAGAGAATGATGATTACTTTTGTATGATAGTATACTTTTTAAGcttttttaaagcactttcaCAGTGCCACTTATACACATGAGTGCcagcattttaatatgaaaatagtAGAAACTGACTTGAGGCTGAAGTGCCGGAAAGCAgaattgtttaaaaatgagtCCAGCAAAGATGCACCTAATCTTCAGCATCACAACAATATGTTTCCATATCAATTTTGTGTTCCACCACCACCATGTGTACATATCAGCGGTTTGAAGCTGCCCcttgagttgtttttttgtgtcttttagaTTTCTCAGTTCAGTATCAGCTGTGGTTTAGCTGGGCTGCCTAGAGGGGCTCACAGAGCTCGATGTCTCAGCTCAGCCCAACATCACAACACTAACAAGAGCCCAACATGGGCAGAGAAGGGGGATTAGGCCTAGATCAGCATTAAAGAAAACCTTTGATTACGTCTGGAATATTAGCCGCATGCGTCTGAGGCTGGCTGAGCATCCCCAGAGGGATTAGTGTTGAGCCGGCCCACCTCTAGAACCTAACATCAAGCACAGACAAAGGAGCCTGACAGGATCCTTATTGTGgcccttgaaatgatgcaagaCATGTTACACAGAAGAGCGTATGCATCAGAATAATGCTCCCAGTAAGCCATACACAGGAAGGTTTTTATTCAAAATGCAATTTTTACGTTTTTAGTTGAGATCTGTGTCACTTGTAGTGCTTTCTTTTGAGCTGTCTTATGGAATGATTTAGCAGATGTCATGCAAATATCCAACAGAAAGTAGTTGAGGTCTAAACTGTCAACGAGTGGTCTAGATGGATTTGGTTGCTTGGCTAACATGTAATTCAGACGTCACTCTATATAAATAGAAGAGTTTTTTGTGTCTTCTTAGAGGAGTTTGATCAGAACGCAGCTTGTAGAAATATTAAGGGATGCATGTCAGATTGTATCAGTCTCTGTTATCagttaatctgcagattattttcacaataaatcaaTTACTTGCTTAGTCACTAGGATGCCAACAAACTGTGAAAAGTGCttatcacagtttcccagaactcgaagtgacatcttcagattgcttCTTTTCCGAACAGTCCGaaacccaaagactcttcatttgCCATCatgaatgacaaagaaaagcagcaaatccttataTTTAAGCAGCTGGAACCAgctaatgtttgacattttttgcttgaaaaatcactataacaattaattgattgtaACAATAGCTAGTAATTGACTTTCTTTCAATTGACTAATCAATTGTCTAACCGTTGCAGCTGTAGTCTGCATTTTATGTAATAGAAAGTTGGCTGTTTGAATTGATAATTGTACTAATTCCCggaaaatgaatcaacaatTCTGACTGATTAATCGTTTCTCATTTTATTAAATCTTAAACATTTGCTGGCATTAGATTCAGGCTTGAggatttgcttttcttttaaaattaatttctAAACAgaatgttttggggttttggagCTTTGCTTGGACATAAGCAATTTAAAGAGGATCCCTTATGCTTTGGCAACATGCAAGTGCATGTCTCGCTGTTCAGTCTTTAGGTTTGGACTATTATTGGACAAAACCAGCCACACCTTAGACTGCAGGAAATtgtgatttctctttttttttttttgtgcttatAGAagaattaaaggataactttcgttttttacaacctggaccttatttctagcattaaatacgatcatttactcacccagacaactttggtggcatttggagttgttttgaagaaattagccccagaggagcgtcgcgtatatccatataatgcgagtactcggggcatccatgcgcagcctctatataacgcataatctgcggcgaaacttgttcatattccaatatttgtCATGATGGTGctgttcccctctgagccggcggtcggctggtttagctgtagtttggcacagctatggttcgttattgcgtatttgtagctgaccgccgcagagtcagccgtgttgtggctggctgctcgcagtgcaCGGCATTCGGAAATaacatcatccacgtcagaggtagttgcctagacACGCcggatattgataacatgccaccacgggctcagaggggaatagcaccagcatatcataacaaaatattggaatatgaacgagtttcgccgcagattatgcgttatatagaggctgcgcatggatgccccgagtactcgcattatacggatatacgcgccgctcctctggggctaatttcttcaaaacgactccaaatgccaccaaagttgtctgggtgagtaaatggtcttatttaatgctagaaataaggtccaggttgtaaaaaacgaaagttatcctttaagtgatGAATTAAGAAAATGCCAAcattaattgatgatgaaaatagaTTCATTCATATTACCAAATATGTCCACGTAATGCACCTGACTATTAGGACATATGTGATTTTTGGCTTTAACTGTGTGTAACCATGACCTAgtatgtttaaaatgttgtaatCCAGCAGTGATACCCAGGAAGCCATTATTTGGAGGTTAAGTCCGTGGCAGTGAGACATTATTCGCCAGGCATCCCGAGTACCATCTGGTGCATTGTTGGAATTATAAGGATGGTTGGAAAGCAAGTGTGTTCAGCAGGATTACATGGATGAAACTACCCATTACATAATCATATGCACAGTGTTAATCACTATTGTATTCATGTTGTCATCCAGTTCACTGTGTACCAGAATTCTGATGATTCcagttctgcagctgctctgctgccaaAATAGTCATCTACAAATTAGTCAGCCAGAAGAAGAATAGGTGAAATCTACAAAAGGATGGGATCAGACTTGTTTCTCTTTTACAAAGTGACTCACAAACATGTCACGGTAATAGAAGAACAACGCAGATCACCCTCATTTACAATTTCACCATGTTTCCACTTCCTACAGAGTACTCCCTGCAGGATTCCATGCACTGTTTGTTCTTCTTATAGCAGATATCACCATGAAAGTGGGATGAGATTatatgtttgctttttgtttttttcaagaTGGTAAAAATACAAATCGCAAGCCTCAAAACAGTCAGCAGCCTGGGCAGAGATGGTACTAAATATGGCCAGTTTCAAACTTCAAAAGCAAACATCAGAGGATCAGAAATGACTCAGTCATGAAAGCAGTGGGCCTATTTATACAGATGATGATTGTGGAATATATTGGCCTTTTGTGCTCTAGCAGACATGAAAATGGTGAAGTTGTCAAGTCTCAAAATATGCCTGAATCTTAATGGATGTTTGGTGTATCGTATCAAGCAAACAGCTTTTGACAATTGCAGTAAAGTCTGTTCTTCAGTCATTCTCTTCATCCTCTACTCTTCATCCACTCACATGCAGTGACCATTTTATTCCCAGTGAGCATCTGAGGCGGGCAGACTGGTGCTCCAGCCTTCCTATCCTTCATTCTGTACATCATCTCACTGGTGGGTCTTTCTGCCCGGGGTCTCAGCTCTGAAGGCAAGAGCATGGAGACGTGATCAAACgtgtcactgctgctgatgtgaagaCACTGCCACCCACTGCACCCTCCACCAACATCCTCTCTGCATCACTACCCCCACTCAAATACACTCACAAACCACCACCACCCTAGGGGTGCCGAGCAGGACCTTTCAGGCAagctctctccttcttttcctgtctgtcttgctTTGAGACTTCGGTGGCTCTCCAAATAAACTATGCCTGACGCTCAGGTGGAAGTGATTCACTAATGTATTCATCTGTCCCTCATTCAGCATCCTGCTACCACTTTgtgtcactgaaaacagaccAGTTGACAAAGTCAAGTCCTAGGTGCTTGCAGTAACCGGCCACTAAAGCTTGCTATAATTATGAGAACTATAGCCAGAAGCATGGTCTCCAGCTGCACTGATCTTGATGAATCCACATGCTCACAGTGGCACCCAAACGCTAGCCAATGGCCAACGGTACCCCATTCATCTTCCCCCTCCCCCCCTGGGCTCTGAGAAGGGGGACGGCAAGCCAGCTCCTCAATTAAATATAACCCCACATCAAACAGCCTGTCAACATGCATTAGTGGTCCTTTGTATAGATAAGAGGCCAAAATAAATTGCCAGAACTATCATAGTCACTGCGGCTCCTGTAGGCTTTTTATGAAAGATTCTTAGGGGAGAACAAATCCTGACTTGCATACTGATATTCTCTtcattaaatcagatttttgtcACCAGATTTATCCTTTTAGAGATTAATTTTGCTCTTTTCTGTGAATTATTTCTTCTGCATGTTTAGCCGTTTCAATTAGCAAATTCAGGCTGAATATCAAGCCGTGCTGTATGCCTTGTCTTGTTGGTGCGTTATAGCAGAGATCTAATGCGACAGCAGCCAACCTTGATGTGTGTTATATGTGCCATCACAGCGGAACCTATCCCTTTTCTGTCATCCGCATTAGCTTTGGCAGCTCCTTTTATCGCCTTCTTTTCCCTCCCCCTTTTTCTCCGCTTTTGCCTATATTTTGCATCTCTGCAGACTGACAGTGAAAATAGGTCATTAGTTAGACGAAGAATAAGAGATGGAAGGAGCAGGCAGGGGCGAGATCTGTGTGAAAACTGCCATGCAATATTAATAACAGCTATTCACGCTGTGAAATGCCAAACCTGCACTGGGACAAGGCCCCTGACATGTAATATCACCACCACTGTTTGGATCATATGAGGCGATCAATGTCATGCTTAACACACAGATTGTGTTATTTTCCCTAATAGTAATACATGTAGTGCTGTATGTAGGCGAAGTCAGGCCAGAAAGATAATGTGACTTTTAAAGGGTTTTATATTCAGCACAGAACTTACGCATAATAATTTAGTCGCACAGAAGAACACGTCAAATCACTATTGAGCTACTTGGTTGAAACAGTCTTAGCTATCACTCTGTCAGCTTGCAGCCAGCCAGACTGTGTGGCTGAAACAACCCAGTATATAAGAATTTACATCTTGTAATAACACTTTGAGTGTTTGCGTAGCTGTGATCTTTCGCAGGTCTTGTGTAATgtggatttgtttgtgtgtccagagCCACAGGAGCAGGGGGGATGAACCGCGAGGAGGCCCCGGGGAAGTCTCCTGAAGACATGTACATCCAACAGAAAGTGCGGGTCCTGCTCATGCTAAAGAAAATGGGATCAAATGTAagtgcagtgttttttgttttttttttgctcaaagtatttttattggcaTATTAAATTTATACAGAATGACACTTCAAAAACAGAACTGCATGAATACAATATAAcgcccccacacacacacactcaacagaGCCCCATCCCTACAACAACATTACTGTACCattaagtaattaaataatGATCTTATAAAGAATTACTTATAcatataaatagaaaaatagatgTATATAGAAATCAAAAATAAGcagatgtgaaaaaataaataaatcattagaataaaatatataagaTAGCAATCAAgattaacaaaataatattcaaGTATcctaaatagataaataaataaataaataaataaataataaaaggaaaggaATTGAAATTATATAAGTGGGCTATAGATTATATACAATATAGGAACAATTCTATAAATTTTAAGTGTTAGTGTCATCTATATTTCCTATGTATGTCAAAAAAGGTAAGTGCAGTGTTTTGACACACATCTTCAGATGATATCAGCTGGAAATCTGCCCCTATGAAACCTTACCAAATGACCACCAGGACGGAAGCCATCATTACCATGTCAAGTTGTAATTAAATTGACTGTATTCTTAAATTAGTTCAAATCTAACTTCACCCAGAAAACATATCCACCTGAGTTTGTATGTATGCATCAGGCAGAGAAGATGGCAGCgtcagatgtgttttctgttcagctCAGGTAGTAAAGGCCTTTTGACAGTGTGGAGGAATTGAGCAGAGATGAGCTTATTAACAGCCTctggagaacaaaaaaaactcactgCTTTCTAAATGATAGCGAGTTTACAGCAGCAAGTTTACGATGCAAACATGTCCTCAAAAAGTCAGAGAGACACCCCCCCCCTTATAGGCATCACTCTGTGGGTGTCAGAGTGTCATTCTGTGATTTGGGCAGTCTACACTTGCTGGCTGAAATGAGAACCCTGAGATGAGGCATCGTTGCCCGACCTGCCCGATCATCTgattgtgtgtgatgctggaaATGCTCTGTTTGTGCCAACATAAGCTCGAGTGTGTGCAGTACTTCACATTCTGTCACTCAAGCGTTGTGTGATCAATGAGCAAAACATCTCTGAATTAAGATAGCTTCTGATACTATGATTTGATATTTCCATgacataacaataataataaactttacaTGGCTAAAAGCTGCCATCACTATCAGCTGTTGTAAGTTGAGTAACCTGGTCACAATTGTATGTCCACGTCAAAATGAATCCGTTCCTAACAGAGGTATTATTTTCCTTGGTTTGttgtaataaataaaattttTATGCAAGTAGGTCTAAATTTCCAGTCAGcaaacaaatgttttccaaAGGTATGAACCACAGAGTGGAGACACTTGACACCAAAGGCGACATCAGAACATGCTCTGCTTtcagtgactgacaggctgaCTGTGTGGTTCTTAACGCCGTAGTAGAGTTACATTTTCTACAAACGTCTACAAACTACTCTTTCACTTTCTAAATGGACAAAACAGTCCAATATTCCTATGATTGAAGAGATCGATGTGCACCAAAATACAAGAGGAGAGGCGAAAAGCAAATTATTTCTCTGAATCATGTAAAAACTCCAAAATGTCACGTGTATGCCTTTGGGAGAGTTATATCGATTGAAATGTTATTTCACAGATCAGCATGATAAAAGCAAACTCTGgaaatgtcactttgtttaCTCCTCTTCAGCTTACACCGAGTGAAGAGGCTTTTCTCCGGAATTACGCAGGTGTGGTCCACAGTCAGATGAGCCAGCTACCACAGCACAACATAGACCAGGGTAAGACtgtgacgcacacacactcgcacgcaggcacacacacactcacacggtCAAAGTGCAGTTATCCAGCCCGTGTTATTACAGTGggaatttcatttgtttttattcaaaacagcttcacattTGCTTCAGTTTGAAGTGGGAGTTACTTACCTTTTCTCTGCAG
Proteins encoded:
- the ctnnbip1 gene encoding beta-catenin-interacting protein 1, which encodes MNREEAPGKSPEDMYIQQKVRVLLMLKKMGSNLTPSEEAFLRNYAGVVHSQMSQLPQHNIDQGAEDVVMAFSRSETEDRRQ